One stretch of Arachis hypogaea cultivar Tifrunner chromosome 20, arahy.Tifrunner.gnm2.J5K5, whole genome shotgun sequence DNA includes these proteins:
- the LOC112783210 gene encoding uncharacterized protein isoform X1 codes for MEATAAVAAAANAAAAARGASLQLPPPPSRKEWRAVSEHHHSSRNPEDEELDNSKVGQSDERTIYEVQQGREPLDVDFCSITVDGTIDNDILQQQIHGVVRQRQELQQMEIELKAQMIARTEIMEIRNTYDAQLKEHVNNASKLQEQLCERERTIHELERKMEEKERELHTIKLDNEAAWAKQDLLREQNKELATFRRERDHSEAERAQHMKQIHDLQEHIQEKDRQLIDLQEQHRVAQETLMYKDEQLREAQAWINRVREMDVFQSTTNQTLQAELRERTEQYNQLWMGFQRQFAEMERLHLHAIQQLQLELADARERSGTYHEDSQMSQMNSKKNVTQFGQENGNQFDLNGSNASGGNNGLIPNESSDNIPPFASSGNASVQTDHVAGVAMAPSSLLVPPSYLPPGQVTALHPFVMHQQGVPNSVASQVPQSHVGHFHPLAALSPMQQWKNQQAVSEGSQVSMQDDPSASQTDQSMMRSDAKFNYEMPVNGQALHGDYLDAHIHQNEETQSVISSSTAETQVLQSVDKGQHVATQQDHSLRQISSQFSDALRLNSVDSNGEIKDKNSVTLPSEGHDQVLLVEAASSAGNASPVTAHVVHNDMVHSNITDSVLPEAFSSTGQTASTTIAKPMESPLLDERSLLASIVRTIPAGGRIRISSTLPNRLGKMLAPLHWHDYKKKYGKLDDFVASHPELFMIEGDYIQLREGAQKMVAANAAVAKVAAAAAASSPHSSYMPTVAVTPMANTYRLKKVPSVDSKNIKTDKSFQDYAVISSNMGDDPLKLSVMQHQQSNGACFGVAGGLSNVKILTKSKDSREKDGPSVQSGVQLAVANGVTLDRTSVNNAQNSGPANGRPVSNFASKQQARATGAVYHSRR; via the exons GAGCTAGACAACTCAAAAGTAGGGCAATCGGATGAGAGAACCATTTATGAG GTGCAGCAAGGAAGAGAGCCTCTTGATGTCGATTTCTGTTCGATAACAGTGGATGGAACAATAGACAATGATATTTTGCAGCAGCAGATTCATGGTGTTGTAAGGCAAAGACAGGAATTACAGCAAATGGAGATCGAACTGAAAGCTCAAATGATTGCTAGAACTGAGATAATGGAAATACGAAACACCTATGATGCTCAACTCAAAGAACATGTTAACAATGCCAGTAAGCTTCAG GAGCAACTTTGTGAAAGGGAACGTACAATTCATGAATTGGAAAGGAAAATGGAAGAGAAGGAAAGAGAACTGCACACCATTAAATTAGACAATGAAGCG gcATGGGCAAAGCAAGACCTTCTTCGTGAGCAAAACAAAGAGCTAGCAACTTTCAG AAGGGAGCGTGATCATTCAGAAGCTGAAAGAGCTCAGCATATGAAACAAATACATGATCTTCAAGAACATATTCAAGAAAAAGACAGGCAGCTTATTGATTTGCAGGAACAG CACAGAGTAGCTCAAGAGACCCTAATGTATAAAGACGAACAATTGAGAGAAGCCCAAGCTTGGATAAACCGTGTTCGTGAGATGGATGTTTTCCAATCAACAACAAACCAGACATTGCAGGCTGAATTGCGGGAACGTACAGAGCAGTATAACCAACTCTGGATGGGTTTCCAGAGACAG TTTGCGGAGATGGAAAGACTTCATTTGCATGCTATCCAGCAGCTACAGCTCGAGCTAGCTGATGCAAGGGAGAGGAGTGGCACTTACCACGAGGACTCACAAATGTCCCAAATGAATTCAAAAAAGAATGTAACTCAGTTTGGACAGGAAAATGGAAACCAATTCGACTTGAATGGAAGCAATGCTTCAGGTGGAAATAATGGTCTTATTCCAAATGAAAGCTCAGATAATATTCCTCCATTTGCATCTAGTGGCAATGCTTCGGTCCAG ACTGATCATGTTGCTGGTGTCGCTATGGCTCCATCCTCCCTACTTGTGCCACCTTCATACCTTCCACCTGGCCAAGTGACTGCATTACATCCGTTTGTCATGCATCAACAAGGAGTGCCAAATTCAGTTGCATCACAAGTTCCTCAATCACATGTTGGCCACTTTCACCCACTGGCAGCATTGTCACCTATGCAGCAATGGAAAAATCAACAG GCTGTCTCGGAGGGTTCACAGGTATCGATGCAGGATGATCCTTCTGCATCCCAAACTGATCAGAGTATGATGAGATCCGATGCTAAGTTTAATTATGAAATGCCCGTTAATGGACAAGCTCTTCATGGAGACTATTTGGATGCTCACATCCACCAAAATGAGGAGACTCAATCTGTAATTTCATCTTCTACAGCGGAAACACAG GTTCTTCAGTCAGTTGATAAAGGCCAACATGTTGCTACCCAACAAGACCATAGCTTACGTCAAATTTCATCACAGTTCTCCGATGCCTTAAGATTGAACTCTGTTGACTCTAATGGTGAAATTAAG GATAAGAATTCTGTGACGTTACCTAGTGAGGGACATGACCAAGTATTGTTGGTAGAGGCAGCAAGTTCTGCTGGAAATGCATCACCTGTCACAGCCCATGTAGTTCACAATGATATGGTACATAGCAACATCACTGATTCAGTCTTGCCTGAAGCATTCTCCTCCACTGGCCAGACAGCATCAACTACAATTGCAAAGCCTATGGAAAGTCCTCTTCTTGATGAAAGATCATTGCTGGCTAGTATTGTTCGCACTATTCCAGCTGGTGGCCGGATTCGAATCAGTTCAACA CTCCCTAACAGACTGGGTAAAATGCTCGCTCCTCTGCATTGGCATGATTACAAGAAAAAGTATGGAAAGCTGGATGATTTTGTTGCTAGCCATCCTGAA TTATTTATGATTGAGGGTGACTATATTCAGCTTCGCGAAGGAGCACAAAAAATGGTAGCTGCCAATGCCGCTGTTGCCAAAGTTGCTGCAGCAGCTGCAGCATCATCCCCTCATTCTTCATATATGCCTACTGTGGCTGTTACACCAATGGCTAACACTTATCGCCTGAAGAAAGTTCCTTCAGttgattccaaaaatatcaaaactgACAAGTCTTTTCAGGATTATGCTGTTATCTCTTCGAATATGGGTGATGATCCTCTAAAATTGTCAGTAATGCAGCATCAGCAATCAAATGGTGCATGCTTTGGTGTTGCGGGAGGCCTTTCAAATgttaaaattttgaccaagtctaAGGATTCTCGGGAAAAGGATGGCCCATCTGTTCAGTCTGGTGTACAATTAGCTGTTGCCAATGGTGTAACCCTGGACCGAACCAGTGTGAACAATGCCCAAAATTCAGGCCCGGCAAATGGGAGGCCAGTTTCCAATTTTGCTTCAAAACAGCAGGCCAG GGCAACTGGTGCTGTCTACCATTCTCGAAGATA G
- the LOC112783210 gene encoding uncharacterized protein isoform X4 encodes MEATAAVAAAANAAAAARGASLQLPPPPSRKEWRAVSEHHHSSRNPEDEELDNSKVGQSDERTIYEQGREPLDVDFCSITVDGTIDNDILQQQIHGVVRQRQELQQMEIELKAQMIARTEIMEIRNTYDAQLKEHVNNASKLQEQLCERERTIHELERKMEEKERELHTIKLDNEAAWAKQDLLREQNKELATFRRERDHSEAERAQHMKQIHDLQEHIQEKDRQLIDLQEQHRVAQETLMYKDEQLREAQAWINRVREMDVFQSTTNQTLQAELRERTEQYNQLWMGFQRQFAEMERLHLHAIQQLQLELADARERSGTYHEDSQMSQMNSKKNVTQFGQENGNQFDLNGSNASGGNNGLIPNESSDNIPPFASSGNASVQTDHVAGVAMAPSSLLVPPSYLPPGQVTALHPFVMHQQGVPNSVASQVPQSHVGHFHPLAALSPMQQWKNQQAVSEGSQVSMQDDPSASQTDQSMMRSDAKFNYEMPVNGQALHGDYLDAHIHQNEETQSVISSSTAETQVLQSVDKGQHVATQQDHSLRQISSQFSDALRLNSVDSNGEIKDKNSVTLPSEGHDQVLLVEAASSAGNASPVTAHVVHNDMVHSNITDSVLPEAFSSTGQTASTTIAKPMESPLLDERSLLASIVRTIPAGGRIRISSTLPNRLGKMLAPLHWHDYKKKYGKLDDFVASHPELFMIEGDYIQLREGAQKMVAANAAVAKVAAAAAASSPHSSYMPTVAVTPMANTYRLKKVPSVDSKNIKTDKSFQDYAVISSNMGDDPLKLSVMQHQQSNGACFGVAGGLSNVKILTKSKDSREKDGPSVQSGVQLAVANGVTLDRTSVNNAQNSGPANGRPVSNFASKQQARATGAVYHSRR; translated from the exons GAGCTAGACAACTCAAAAGTAGGGCAATCGGATGAGAGAACCATTTATGAG CAAGGAAGAGAGCCTCTTGATGTCGATTTCTGTTCGATAACAGTGGATGGAACAATAGACAATGATATTTTGCAGCAGCAGATTCATGGTGTTGTAAGGCAAAGACAGGAATTACAGCAAATGGAGATCGAACTGAAAGCTCAAATGATTGCTAGAACTGAGATAATGGAAATACGAAACACCTATGATGCTCAACTCAAAGAACATGTTAACAATGCCAGTAAGCTTCAG GAGCAACTTTGTGAAAGGGAACGTACAATTCATGAATTGGAAAGGAAAATGGAAGAGAAGGAAAGAGAACTGCACACCATTAAATTAGACAATGAAGCG gcATGGGCAAAGCAAGACCTTCTTCGTGAGCAAAACAAAGAGCTAGCAACTTTCAG AAGGGAGCGTGATCATTCAGAAGCTGAAAGAGCTCAGCATATGAAACAAATACATGATCTTCAAGAACATATTCAAGAAAAAGACAGGCAGCTTATTGATTTGCAGGAACAG CACAGAGTAGCTCAAGAGACCCTAATGTATAAAGACGAACAATTGAGAGAAGCCCAAGCTTGGATAAACCGTGTTCGTGAGATGGATGTTTTCCAATCAACAACAAACCAGACATTGCAGGCTGAATTGCGGGAACGTACAGAGCAGTATAACCAACTCTGGATGGGTTTCCAGAGACAG TTTGCGGAGATGGAAAGACTTCATTTGCATGCTATCCAGCAGCTACAGCTCGAGCTAGCTGATGCAAGGGAGAGGAGTGGCACTTACCACGAGGACTCACAAATGTCCCAAATGAATTCAAAAAAGAATGTAACTCAGTTTGGACAGGAAAATGGAAACCAATTCGACTTGAATGGAAGCAATGCTTCAGGTGGAAATAATGGTCTTATTCCAAATGAAAGCTCAGATAATATTCCTCCATTTGCATCTAGTGGCAATGCTTCGGTCCAG ACTGATCATGTTGCTGGTGTCGCTATGGCTCCATCCTCCCTACTTGTGCCACCTTCATACCTTCCACCTGGCCAAGTGACTGCATTACATCCGTTTGTCATGCATCAACAAGGAGTGCCAAATTCAGTTGCATCACAAGTTCCTCAATCACATGTTGGCCACTTTCACCCACTGGCAGCATTGTCACCTATGCAGCAATGGAAAAATCAACAG GCTGTCTCGGAGGGTTCACAGGTATCGATGCAGGATGATCCTTCTGCATCCCAAACTGATCAGAGTATGATGAGATCCGATGCTAAGTTTAATTATGAAATGCCCGTTAATGGACAAGCTCTTCATGGAGACTATTTGGATGCTCACATCCACCAAAATGAGGAGACTCAATCTGTAATTTCATCTTCTACAGCGGAAACACAG GTTCTTCAGTCAGTTGATAAAGGCCAACATGTTGCTACCCAACAAGACCATAGCTTACGTCAAATTTCATCACAGTTCTCCGATGCCTTAAGATTGAACTCTGTTGACTCTAATGGTGAAATTAAG GATAAGAATTCTGTGACGTTACCTAGTGAGGGACATGACCAAGTATTGTTGGTAGAGGCAGCAAGTTCTGCTGGAAATGCATCACCTGTCACAGCCCATGTAGTTCACAATGATATGGTACATAGCAACATCACTGATTCAGTCTTGCCTGAAGCATTCTCCTCCACTGGCCAGACAGCATCAACTACAATTGCAAAGCCTATGGAAAGTCCTCTTCTTGATGAAAGATCATTGCTGGCTAGTATTGTTCGCACTATTCCAGCTGGTGGCCGGATTCGAATCAGTTCAACA CTCCCTAACAGACTGGGTAAAATGCTCGCTCCTCTGCATTGGCATGATTACAAGAAAAAGTATGGAAAGCTGGATGATTTTGTTGCTAGCCATCCTGAA TTATTTATGATTGAGGGTGACTATATTCAGCTTCGCGAAGGAGCACAAAAAATGGTAGCTGCCAATGCCGCTGTTGCCAAAGTTGCTGCAGCAGCTGCAGCATCATCCCCTCATTCTTCATATATGCCTACTGTGGCTGTTACACCAATGGCTAACACTTATCGCCTGAAGAAAGTTCCTTCAGttgattccaaaaatatcaaaactgACAAGTCTTTTCAGGATTATGCTGTTATCTCTTCGAATATGGGTGATGATCCTCTAAAATTGTCAGTAATGCAGCATCAGCAATCAAATGGTGCATGCTTTGGTGTTGCGGGAGGCCTTTCAAATgttaaaattttgaccaagtctaAGGATTCTCGGGAAAAGGATGGCCCATCTGTTCAGTCTGGTGTACAATTAGCTGTTGCCAATGGTGTAACCCTGGACCGAACCAGTGTGAACAATGCCCAAAATTCAGGCCCGGCAAATGGGAGGCCAGTTTCCAATTTTGCTTCAAAACAGCAGGCCAG GGCAACTGGTGCTGTCTACCATTCTCGAAGATAG
- the LOC112783210 gene encoding uncharacterized protein isoform X3, with protein MEATAAVAAAANAAAAARGASLQLPPPPSRKEWRAVSEHHHSSRNPEDEELDNSKVGQSDERTIYEQGREPLDVDFCSITVDGTIDNDILQQQIHGVVRQRQELQQMEIELKAQMIARTEIMEIRNTYDAQLKEHVNNASKLQEQLCERERTIHELERKMEEKERELHTIKLDNEAAWAKQDLLREQNKELATFRRERDHSEAERAQHMKQIHDLQEHIQEKDRQLIDLQEQHRVAQETLMYKDEQLREAQAWINRVREMDVFQSTTNQTLQAELRERTEQYNQLWMGFQRQFAEMERLHLHAIQQLQLELADARERSGTYHEDSQMSQMNSKKNVTQFGQENGNQFDLNGSNASGGNNGLIPNESSDNIPPFASSGNASVQTDHVAGVAMAPSSLLVPPSYLPPGQVTALHPFVMHQQGVPNSVASQVPQSHVGHFHPLAALSPMQQWKNQQAVSEGSQVSMQDDPSASQTDQSMMRSDAKFNYEMPVNGQALHGDYLDAHIHQNEETQSVISSSTAETQVLQSVDKGQHVATQQDHSLRQISSQFSDALRLNSVDSNGEIKDKNSVTLPSEGHDQVLLVEAASSAGNASPVTAHVVHNDMVHSNITDSVLPEAFSSTGQTASTTIAKPMESPLLDERSLLASIVRTIPAGGRIRISSTLPNRLGKMLAPLHWHDYKKKYGKLDDFVASHPELFMIEGDYIQLREGAQKMVAANAAVAKVAAAAAASSPHSSYMPTVAVTPMANTYRLKKVPSVDSKNIKTDKSFQDYAVISSNMGDDPLKLSVMQHQQSNGACFGVAGGLSNVKILTKSKDSREKDGPSVQSGVQLAVANGVTLDRTSVNNAQNSGPANGRPVSNFASKQQARATGAVYHSRR; from the exons GAGCTAGACAACTCAAAAGTAGGGCAATCGGATGAGAGAACCATTTATGAG CAAGGAAGAGAGCCTCTTGATGTCGATTTCTGTTCGATAACAGTGGATGGAACAATAGACAATGATATTTTGCAGCAGCAGATTCATGGTGTTGTAAGGCAAAGACAGGAATTACAGCAAATGGAGATCGAACTGAAAGCTCAAATGATTGCTAGAACTGAGATAATGGAAATACGAAACACCTATGATGCTCAACTCAAAGAACATGTTAACAATGCCAGTAAGCTTCAG GAGCAACTTTGTGAAAGGGAACGTACAATTCATGAATTGGAAAGGAAAATGGAAGAGAAGGAAAGAGAACTGCACACCATTAAATTAGACAATGAAGCG gcATGGGCAAAGCAAGACCTTCTTCGTGAGCAAAACAAAGAGCTAGCAACTTTCAG AAGGGAGCGTGATCATTCAGAAGCTGAAAGAGCTCAGCATATGAAACAAATACATGATCTTCAAGAACATATTCAAGAAAAAGACAGGCAGCTTATTGATTTGCAGGAACAG CACAGAGTAGCTCAAGAGACCCTAATGTATAAAGACGAACAATTGAGAGAAGCCCAAGCTTGGATAAACCGTGTTCGTGAGATGGATGTTTTCCAATCAACAACAAACCAGACATTGCAGGCTGAATTGCGGGAACGTACAGAGCAGTATAACCAACTCTGGATGGGTTTCCAGAGACAG TTTGCGGAGATGGAAAGACTTCATTTGCATGCTATCCAGCAGCTACAGCTCGAGCTAGCTGATGCAAGGGAGAGGAGTGGCACTTACCACGAGGACTCACAAATGTCCCAAATGAATTCAAAAAAGAATGTAACTCAGTTTGGACAGGAAAATGGAAACCAATTCGACTTGAATGGAAGCAATGCTTCAGGTGGAAATAATGGTCTTATTCCAAATGAAAGCTCAGATAATATTCCTCCATTTGCATCTAGTGGCAATGCTTCGGTCCAG ACTGATCATGTTGCTGGTGTCGCTATGGCTCCATCCTCCCTACTTGTGCCACCTTCATACCTTCCACCTGGCCAAGTGACTGCATTACATCCGTTTGTCATGCATCAACAAGGAGTGCCAAATTCAGTTGCATCACAAGTTCCTCAATCACATGTTGGCCACTTTCACCCACTGGCAGCATTGTCACCTATGCAGCAATGGAAAAATCAACAG GCTGTCTCGGAGGGTTCACAGGTATCGATGCAGGATGATCCTTCTGCATCCCAAACTGATCAGAGTATGATGAGATCCGATGCTAAGTTTAATTATGAAATGCCCGTTAATGGACAAGCTCTTCATGGAGACTATTTGGATGCTCACATCCACCAAAATGAGGAGACTCAATCTGTAATTTCATCTTCTACAGCGGAAACACAG GTTCTTCAGTCAGTTGATAAAGGCCAACATGTTGCTACCCAACAAGACCATAGCTTACGTCAAATTTCATCACAGTTCTCCGATGCCTTAAGATTGAACTCTGTTGACTCTAATGGTGAAATTAAG GATAAGAATTCTGTGACGTTACCTAGTGAGGGACATGACCAAGTATTGTTGGTAGAGGCAGCAAGTTCTGCTGGAAATGCATCACCTGTCACAGCCCATGTAGTTCACAATGATATGGTACATAGCAACATCACTGATTCAGTCTTGCCTGAAGCATTCTCCTCCACTGGCCAGACAGCATCAACTACAATTGCAAAGCCTATGGAAAGTCCTCTTCTTGATGAAAGATCATTGCTGGCTAGTATTGTTCGCACTATTCCAGCTGGTGGCCGGATTCGAATCAGTTCAACA CTCCCTAACAGACTGGGTAAAATGCTCGCTCCTCTGCATTGGCATGATTACAAGAAAAAGTATGGAAAGCTGGATGATTTTGTTGCTAGCCATCCTGAA TTATTTATGATTGAGGGTGACTATATTCAGCTTCGCGAAGGAGCACAAAAAATGGTAGCTGCCAATGCCGCTGTTGCCAAAGTTGCTGCAGCAGCTGCAGCATCATCCCCTCATTCTTCATATATGCCTACTGTGGCTGTTACACCAATGGCTAACACTTATCGCCTGAAGAAAGTTCCTTCAGttgattccaaaaatatcaaaactgACAAGTCTTTTCAGGATTATGCTGTTATCTCTTCGAATATGGGTGATGATCCTCTAAAATTGTCAGTAATGCAGCATCAGCAATCAAATGGTGCATGCTTTGGTGTTGCGGGAGGCCTTTCAAATgttaaaattttgaccaagtctaAGGATTCTCGGGAAAAGGATGGCCCATCTGTTCAGTCTGGTGTACAATTAGCTGTTGCCAATGGTGTAACCCTGGACCGAACCAGTGTGAACAATGCCCAAAATTCAGGCCCGGCAAATGGGAGGCCAGTTTCCAATTTTGCTTCAAAACAGCAGGCCAG GGCAACTGGTGCTGTCTACCATTCTCGAAGATA G
- the LOC112783210 gene encoding uncharacterized protein isoform X2 — translation MEATAAVAAAANAAAAARGASLQLPPPPSRKEWRAVSEHHHSSRNPEDEELDNSKVGQSDERTIYEVQQGREPLDVDFCSITVDGTIDNDILQQQIHGVVRQRQELQQMEIELKAQMIARTEIMEIRNTYDAQLKEHVNNASKLQEQLCERERTIHELERKMEEKERELHTIKLDNEAAWAKQDLLREQNKELATFRRERDHSEAERAQHMKQIHDLQEHIQEKDRQLIDLQEQHRVAQETLMYKDEQLREAQAWINRVREMDVFQSTTNQTLQAELRERTEQYNQLWMGFQRQFAEMERLHLHAIQQLQLELADARERSGTYHEDSQMSQMNSKKNVTQFGQENGNQFDLNGSNASGGNNGLIPNESSDNIPPFASSGNASVQTDHVAGVAMAPSSLLVPPSYLPPGQVTALHPFVMHQQGVPNSVASQVPQSHVGHFHPLAALSPMQQWKNQQAVSEGSQVSMQDDPSASQTDQSMMRSDAKFNYEMPVNGQALHGDYLDAHIHQNEETQSVISSSTAETQVLQSVDKGQHVATQQDHSLRQISSQFSDALRLNSVDSNGEIKDKNSVTLPSEGHDQVLLVEAASSAGNASPVTAHVVHNDMVHSNITDSVLPEAFSSTGQTASTTIAKPMESPLLDERSLLASIVRTIPAGGRIRISSTLPNRLGKMLAPLHWHDYKKKYGKLDDFVASHPELFMIEGDYIQLREGAQKMVAANAAVAKVAAAAAASSPHSSYMPTVAVTPMANTYRLKKVPSVDSKNIKTDKSFQDYAVISSNMGDDPLKLSVMQHQQSNGACFGVAGGLSNVKILTKSKDSREKDGPSVQSGVQLAVANGVTLDRTSVNNAQNSGPANGRPVSNFASKQQARATGAVYHSRR, via the exons GAGCTAGACAACTCAAAAGTAGGGCAATCGGATGAGAGAACCATTTATGAG GTGCAGCAAGGAAGAGAGCCTCTTGATGTCGATTTCTGTTCGATAACAGTGGATGGAACAATAGACAATGATATTTTGCAGCAGCAGATTCATGGTGTTGTAAGGCAAAGACAGGAATTACAGCAAATGGAGATCGAACTGAAAGCTCAAATGATTGCTAGAACTGAGATAATGGAAATACGAAACACCTATGATGCTCAACTCAAAGAACATGTTAACAATGCCAGTAAGCTTCAG GAGCAACTTTGTGAAAGGGAACGTACAATTCATGAATTGGAAAGGAAAATGGAAGAGAAGGAAAGAGAACTGCACACCATTAAATTAGACAATGAAGCG gcATGGGCAAAGCAAGACCTTCTTCGTGAGCAAAACAAAGAGCTAGCAACTTTCAG AAGGGAGCGTGATCATTCAGAAGCTGAAAGAGCTCAGCATATGAAACAAATACATGATCTTCAAGAACATATTCAAGAAAAAGACAGGCAGCTTATTGATTTGCAGGAACAG CACAGAGTAGCTCAAGAGACCCTAATGTATAAAGACGAACAATTGAGAGAAGCCCAAGCTTGGATAAACCGTGTTCGTGAGATGGATGTTTTCCAATCAACAACAAACCAGACATTGCAGGCTGAATTGCGGGAACGTACAGAGCAGTATAACCAACTCTGGATGGGTTTCCAGAGACAG TTTGCGGAGATGGAAAGACTTCATTTGCATGCTATCCAGCAGCTACAGCTCGAGCTAGCTGATGCAAGGGAGAGGAGTGGCACTTACCACGAGGACTCACAAATGTCCCAAATGAATTCAAAAAAGAATGTAACTCAGTTTGGACAGGAAAATGGAAACCAATTCGACTTGAATGGAAGCAATGCTTCAGGTGGAAATAATGGTCTTATTCCAAATGAAAGCTCAGATAATATTCCTCCATTTGCATCTAGTGGCAATGCTTCGGTCCAG ACTGATCATGTTGCTGGTGTCGCTATGGCTCCATCCTCCCTACTTGTGCCACCTTCATACCTTCCACCTGGCCAAGTGACTGCATTACATCCGTTTGTCATGCATCAACAAGGAGTGCCAAATTCAGTTGCATCACAAGTTCCTCAATCACATGTTGGCCACTTTCACCCACTGGCAGCATTGTCACCTATGCAGCAATGGAAAAATCAACAG GCTGTCTCGGAGGGTTCACAGGTATCGATGCAGGATGATCCTTCTGCATCCCAAACTGATCAGAGTATGATGAGATCCGATGCTAAGTTTAATTATGAAATGCCCGTTAATGGACAAGCTCTTCATGGAGACTATTTGGATGCTCACATCCACCAAAATGAGGAGACTCAATCTGTAATTTCATCTTCTACAGCGGAAACACAG GTTCTTCAGTCAGTTGATAAAGGCCAACATGTTGCTACCCAACAAGACCATAGCTTACGTCAAATTTCATCACAGTTCTCCGATGCCTTAAGATTGAACTCTGTTGACTCTAATGGTGAAATTAAG GATAAGAATTCTGTGACGTTACCTAGTGAGGGACATGACCAAGTATTGTTGGTAGAGGCAGCAAGTTCTGCTGGAAATGCATCACCTGTCACAGCCCATGTAGTTCACAATGATATGGTACATAGCAACATCACTGATTCAGTCTTGCCTGAAGCATTCTCCTCCACTGGCCAGACAGCATCAACTACAATTGCAAAGCCTATGGAAAGTCCTCTTCTTGATGAAAGATCATTGCTGGCTAGTATTGTTCGCACTATTCCAGCTGGTGGCCGGATTCGAATCAGTTCAACA CTCCCTAACAGACTGGGTAAAATGCTCGCTCCTCTGCATTGGCATGATTACAAGAAAAAGTATGGAAAGCTGGATGATTTTGTTGCTAGCCATCCTGAA TTATTTATGATTGAGGGTGACTATATTCAGCTTCGCGAAGGAGCACAAAAAATGGTAGCTGCCAATGCCGCTGTTGCCAAAGTTGCTGCAGCAGCTGCAGCATCATCCCCTCATTCTTCATATATGCCTACTGTGGCTGTTACACCAATGGCTAACACTTATCGCCTGAAGAAAGTTCCTTCAGttgattccaaaaatatcaaaactgACAAGTCTTTTCAGGATTATGCTGTTATCTCTTCGAATATGGGTGATGATCCTCTAAAATTGTCAGTAATGCAGCATCAGCAATCAAATGGTGCATGCTTTGGTGTTGCGGGAGGCCTTTCAAATgttaaaattttgaccaagtctaAGGATTCTCGGGAAAAGGATGGCCCATCTGTTCAGTCTGGTGTACAATTAGCTGTTGCCAATGGTGTAACCCTGGACCGAACCAGTGTGAACAATGCCCAAAATTCAGGCCCGGCAAATGGGAGGCCAGTTTCCAATTTTGCTTCAAAACAGCAGGCCAG GGCAACTGGTGCTGTCTACCATTCTCGAAGATAG
- the LOC112783211 gene encoding uncharacterized protein, translating to MFNGDPSPPLSTEMIQKYLEENKELIMATMDGQNQGKFAEASQCLAKLQHNLTYLAKLADAAPQPQPLPQSQSQLQPQPQMHPQEQGQGQGMQHPHVATSQQQDLSTLNLRFDMNDNHLQQQQHHMAMSQQQQQNDLSTSKLAFQMSEQQQHKIPAFFQQQQQQQLMFGGSSNSGYYQAQTRLNNLSDMPETNHIASSDLSPVWSLAKSPSGNTRS from the exons ATGTTCAACGGTGATCCTTCACCTCCACTCTCAACAGAGATGATCCAAAAG TACTTGGAGGAGAATAAGGAGCTGATAATGGCAACAATGGATGGTCAAAATCAGGGGAAGTTTGCTGAAGCTTCCCA ATGTCTAGCGAAGCTTCAGCACAACTTGACATATCTAGCCAAACTTGCAGATGCTGCACCTCAGCCTCAACCTCTGCCACAGTCGCAGTCACAATTACAGCCGCAACCCCAGATGCACCCTCAG GAGCAAGGGCAAGGGCAAGGCATGCAGCATCCTCATGTAGCAACGTCTCAGCAGCAAGATCTTTCTACATTAAACTTGCGTTTTGATATGAATGACAATCATCTTCAGCAGCAGCAACATCATATGGCAATGTCTCAACAACAACAGCAGAACGACCTTTCAACATCAAAGTTGGCTTTTCAGATGAGCGAGCAGCAGCAACACAAGATCCCAGCATTCTTCCagcaacagcaacagcaacaactCATGTTTGGAGGAAGCAGCAACAGTGGGTATTATCAGGCCCAAACCAGACTGAATAACCTCTCAGATATGCCGGAAACCAACCATATTGCCTCATCAGATCTTAGTCCTGTTTGGTCACTAGCCAAGTCACCATCTGGAAATACTAGATCATAA
- the LOC112783212 gene encoding uncharacterized protein: protein MGYVLRVRMASFFSGAAIASFAGFYILHRDYKIAHESFANQMKNLHESLDSRISALEKLRQTENSKQVEASE, encoded by the exons ATGGGGTATGTGCTTCGAGTGAGAATGGCTTCGTTCTTCAGCGGCGCTGCAATTGCCTCGTTTGCAGGTTTCTATATCCTCCACAGGGATTACAAAATTGCACACGAATCCTTTGCGAACCAG ATGAAAAACCTCCATGAATCACTAGACAGCCGAATTTCTGCCTTGGAGAAACTCAGACAAACTGAAAACTCAAAACAGGTGGAAGCATCAGAATAG